A part of Capsicum annuum cultivar UCD-10X-F1 chromosome 6, UCD10Xv1.1, whole genome shotgun sequence genomic DNA contains:
- the LOC107872814 gene encoding putative serine/threonine-protein kinase-like protein CCR3 gives MTTPLYAVAVTVVSVFAYIEALGGSASTLAITYGGGTVTICGIVANQPIQRIYCWRDGDNQSSMATPVLPDVSFDFIAGGLDGFVGIRSGGFSLLYWNNSFIPKRLYYSNSTLLTAVTMGETQICAIKENNTTQNATCWRGGGGGGGGGGGDSRNGSLASSQFISISSGSQFSCGVLESSNRVVCWGNGSSRGDDIAATIQSGFGNETTVNIYAGGRHACGVSTTGFLICRGDNSNGQLDVPSNLLLSNDYFGLALGMNHTCGIRNVNHTVICWGGNGAFSRNNNVTEQVSFESVVAGVDFTCGLTTNNFSVLCWGPGWTSSMYPQGAVLPLPTILPGPCVQSNCTCGIYPQSQNLCFGSGNICRPCDFLSLAPPTSPPPAPPPPLAPSSPSRRLRRGLLAFAIVGSVGTFAGIASIIYFLWAGGCFGKKKVHNSVQPTITAPTSTGGQLSSSSRPVSRSSTLRRQGSRLMRRQRSGTSSKHTDRAEEFLFTDLAAATNNFSLENKIGAGSFGVVYKGKLLDGREVAIKRGETGPRTKKFQEKESAFDSELAFLSRLHHKHLVRLVGYCEERDEKLLVYEYMKNGALFDHLHDKNNVEKSSSIVNSWKMRIKIALDAARGIEYLHNYAVPPIIHRDIKSSNILIDANWIARVSDFGLSLMGPESNRDFSSRPMKAAGTVGYIDPEYYGLNVLTTKSDVYGLGVVLLELLTGKRAIFKTEENGGAPMSVVDFAVPAIMAGELTKILDNRVGQPEPSEEVEAVELVAYTSMHCVHLEGRDRPTISDIVSNLERALAAFDDSHGSISSGPISFISD, from the coding sequence ATGACGACGCCTTTATACGCCGTCGCCGTTACCGTAGTAAGCGTGTTCGCTTACATTGAAGCTCTTGGTGGCTCCGCCTCCACTCTTGCTATTACCTACGGCGGCGGCACCGTTACTATATGTGGTATAGTTGCTAACCAGCCAATACAAAGAATCTATTGTTGGAGAGATGGAGATAATCAATCATCTATGGCTACACCTGTTTTACCTGACGTCTCCTTCGACTTCATCGCCGGTGGCCTCGATGGCTTCGTCGGTATTCGGTCTGGTGGATTTTCTCTACTCTACTGGAACAACAGTTTCATTCCCAAACGGTTGTATTACAGTAACTCAACGTTGTTGACAGCCGTTACAATGGGTGAAACCCAAATTTGCGCAATCAAGGAGAACAACACTACCCAAAATGCTACCTGCTGGAGAGGCGGAGGCGGAGGCGGAGGCGGAGGCGGAGGCGATTCGAGAAATGGGTCATTAGCATCTTCTCAATTCATATCAATATCATCTGGGTCTCAGTTTTCTTGTGGTGTTTTAGAAAGCTCGAACAGGGTTGTCTGTTGGGGAAATGGTAGTAGTAGAGGTGATGATATAGCTGCAACTATCCAATCTGGGTTCGGTAATGAAACGACGGTGAACATATATGCTGGAGGAAGGCACGCTTGTGGGGTGAGTACTACCGGATTTTTAATTTGCAGAGGTGATAATAGCAATGGTCAATTGGATGTTCCTTCTAATTTGTTGTTGTCTAACGATTATTTTGGATTAGCTTTAGGAATGAATCATACTTGTGGAATTCGGAATGTGAATCATACCGTGATTTGTTGGGGTGGAAATGGTGCATTTTCAAGAAATAATAATGTAACAGAACAAGTTTCTTTTGAATCAGTCGTAGCCGGTGTAGATTTTACATGTGGATTGACAACAAATAATTTTTCAGTCTTGTGTTGGGGTCCAGGTTGGACTAGTAGTATGTATCCTCAAGGGGCTGTCCTTCCTTTACCAACGATTCTTCCAGGTCCGTGTGTACAAAGTAATTGTACTTGTGGTATATATCCGCAGTCTCAAAACCTTTGTTTTGGCAGTGGCAATATTTGTAGGCCTTGTGATTTCTTAAGTTTAGCACCACCTACATCACCACCACCAGCTCCACCACCACCATTGGCGCCTTCTTCGCCTTCGAGGAGGCTAAGAAGGGGTTTATTAGCTTTTGCCATTGTTGGATCAGTGGGGACTTTTGCAGGGATTGCTAGTATAATTTATTTTCTGTGGGCTGGTGGTTGTTTTGGAAAGAAGAAAGTTCATAATTCAGTTCAACCTACTATTACTGCTCCTACTTCTACCGGTGGGCAATTATCCAGTAGTAGTCGTCCTGTTTCAAGATCATCAACTCTTAGGCGTCAAGGGTCGCGGTTGATGAGGCGTCAAAGGAGTGGAACTTCTTCTAAACACACAGACAGGGCAGAGGAGTTTCTGTTTACTGACCTTGCTGCAGCTACAAACAATTTTTCTCTAGAAAACAAGATTGGTGCTGGTAGTTTTGGAGTTGTTTACAAGGGAAAACTACTGGATGGTCGTGAGGTCGCGATCAAACGTGGTGAAACGGGTCCAAGAACGAAGAAATTTCAGGAGAAAGAAAGTGCATTTGACTCAGAATTGGCATTCTTGTCTCGCTTACACCACAAACATTTAGTTAGACTTGTTGGTTATTGTGAAGAAAGGGATGAAAAGCTTTTAGTTTACGAGTACATGAAGAATGGAGCGCTTTTTGATCATTTACATGATAAGAACAATGTGGAGAAGAGCAGTAGTATAGTGAATTCTTGGAAAATGAGGATCAAGATTGCATTAGATGCTGCACGAGGCATCGAATACCTTCACAATTATGCAGTTCCGCCTATAATTCACAGGGACATTAAGTCATCCAACATCTTGATCGATGCAAACTGGATTGCAAGAGTGTCTGATTTTGGATTATCACTAATGGGGCCAGAGTCTAATCGTGATTTCAGCAGCAGGCCAATGAAGGCTGCTGGCACAGTTGGGTATATTGATCCCGAGTACTATGGTCTAAATGTGTTGACAACAAAGAGTGATGTGTATGGACTCGGAGTAGTGTTGTTAGAACTCTTGACAGGAAAGAGAGCCATATTCAAGACTGAAGAGAATGGAGGTGCGCCAATGAGTGTGGTGGACTTTGCAGTACCAGCAATTATGGCTGGAGAATTGACAAAGATTTTGGATAACCGAGTAGGGCAACCAGAGCCAAGTGAAGAAGTAGAAGCAGTGGAATTGGTGGCCTATACTTCAATGCATTGTGTGCATTTGGAAGGTAGAGACAGACCCACCATATCTGACATTGTTTCTAATTTAGAGAGAGCTTTGGCTGCATTTGATGATAGCCATGGCAGCATCTCTAGTGGTCCAATTTCCTTTATTTCTGACTGA